In Rhinolophus sinicus isolate RSC01 chromosome X, ASM3656204v1, whole genome shotgun sequence, a single genomic region encodes these proteins:
- the APEX2 gene encoding DNA-(apurinic or apyrimidinic site) endonuclease 2 isoform X2, with translation MRFYRLLQIRAEALLAAGSHVIILGDLNTAHRPIDHWDAVNLEYFEEDPGRKWMDGLLSNLGCQAGSHVRPFIDSYRYFQPKQEGAFTCWSTVTGARHLNYGSRLDYVLGDRTLVIDTFQDSFLLPEMMGSDHCPVGAVLNVSSVPAKQCPPLCTRFLPEFAGTQLKILHFLVHLKQDPVFKQSALPLSNQTQVKMRPNKARVHSSRPRPSSTRGQKQLMSYFQSSSRLQASANLELPSLGTLVTPKTPEDKVTAKVVEGQSKASEAKNEKEVRISFWKSVLGGPLPMPLCRGHKEPCVMRTVKKPGPNLGRHFYMCARPQGPPTDPSARCNFFLWSRPS, from the exons ATGCGCTTCTATCGCTTGTTGCAGATCCGAGCAGAAGCCCTCCTGGCGGCTGGCAG ccATGTGATCATTCTGGGTGACCTGAACACAGCGCACCGCCCCATTGACCACTGGGATGCAGTCAACCTG gAATACTTTGAAGAGGACCCAGGACGCAAATGGATGGATGGCTTGCTCAGTAACCTGGGTTGCCAGGCTGGGTCCCATGTAAGGCCCTTCATTGATAGCTACCGCTACTTCCAGCCAAAGCAGGAGGGGGCCTTCACCTGCTGGTCGACAGTCACTGGCGCCCGCCATCTGAACTATGGCTCCCGGCTTGACTATGTGCTGGGGGACAGGACCCTGGTCATAGACACCTTTCAGGACTCCTTCCTGCTGCCTGAGATGATGGGCTCTGACCACTGCCCTGTGGGTGCAGTCTTGAACGTGTCCTCTGTGCCTGCAAAACAGTGCCCACCTCTTTGCACCCGCTTCCTCCCCGAGTTTGCAGGAACACAGCTCAAGATCCTTCACTTCCTAGTTCATCTCAAACAAGATCCTGTATTCAAGCAGTCAGCACTGCCACTCAGCAATCAAACCCAGGTGAAAATGCGCCCAAACAAAGCCCGTGTGCACTCAAGCAGGCCTCGGCCAAGTTCCACCAGAGGCCAAAAACAGCTGATGAGCTACTTCCAGTCATCCAGCCGTCTCCAAGCTTCTGCTAACTTGGAGCTTCCTAGCCTGGGCACCCTTGTGACCCCAAAGACCCCAGAAGACAAGGTGACGGCCAAAGTGGTAGAGGGGCAGTCCAAGGCTTCAGAGGCCAAGAATGAGAAGGAGGTACGGATCTCGTTCTGGAAGTCTGTGCTGGGGGGGCCCTTGCCCATGCCCCTCTGCAGGGGCCACAAGGAGCCATGTGTGATGCGAACTGTGAAGAAGCCAGGACCCAACCTAGGCCGCCACTTTTACATGTGTGCTAGGCCCCAGGGTCCTCCCACTGATCCCTCTGCTCGCTGCAACTTCTTCCTCTGGAGCAGGCCCAGCTGA
- the APEX2 gene encoding DNA-(apurinic or apyrimidinic site) endonuclease 2 isoform X1 — MLRVVSWNINGIRSPLQGVVYEEPNNRTTMAMGRILDNLDADIVCFQETKVTRDALTEPLAIIEGYNAYFSFSRNRSGYSGVATFCKDSATPVAAEEGLSGLLATQNGDVGCYGNMDEFTQEELRALDSEGRALLTQHKIRTWEGKEKTLTVINVYCPHADPGKPERLAFKMRFYRLLQIRAEALLAAGSHVIILGDLNTAHRPIDHWDAVNLEYFEEDPGRKWMDGLLSNLGCQAGSHVRPFIDSYRYFQPKQEGAFTCWSTVTGARHLNYGSRLDYVLGDRTLVIDTFQDSFLLPEMMGSDHCPVGAVLNVSSVPAKQCPPLCTRFLPEFAGTQLKILHFLVHLKQDPVFKQSALPLSNQTQVKMRPNKARVHSSRPRPSSTRGQKQLMSYFQSSSRLQASANLELPSLGTLVTPKTPEDKVTAKVVEGQSKASEAKNEKEVRISFWKSVLGGPLPMPLCRGHKEPCVMRTVKKPGPNLGRHFYMCARPQGPPTDPSARCNFFLWSRPS; from the exons ATGTTGCGCGTGGTGAGCTGGAACATTAATGGGATCCGAAGCCCCCTGCAAGGGGTGGTATACGAGGAGCCCAACAACCGTACCACCATGGCCATGGGGCGCATTTTGGACAACCTGGATGCTGACATCGTCTGTTTTCAAGAGACCAAAGTGACCA GGGATGCGCTGACAGAACCCTTGGCTATCATTGAGGGCTATAACGCCTATTTCAGCTTTAGCCGCAACCGTAGTGGCTATTCTG GTGTAGCCACCTTCTGTAAAGACAGCGCTACCCCAGTGGCTGCTGAAGAAGGCCTGAGTGGCCTGCTTGCCACTCAGAATGGGGACGTGGGTTGCTATGGAAACATGGATGAGTTCACCCAAGAGGAGCTTCGGGCTCTGGATAGTGAGGGTCGGGCCCTCCTCACACAGCACAAGATCCG CAcatgggaaggaaaggagaagaccTTGACCGTAATCAACGTGTACTGCCCCCACGCGGACCCTGGGAAGCCTGAGCGGCTGGCCTTTAAGATGCGCTTCTATCGCTTGTTGCAGATCCGAGCAGAAGCCCTCCTGGCGGCTGGCAG ccATGTGATCATTCTGGGTGACCTGAACACAGCGCACCGCCCCATTGACCACTGGGATGCAGTCAACCTG gAATACTTTGAAGAGGACCCAGGACGCAAATGGATGGATGGCTTGCTCAGTAACCTGGGTTGCCAGGCTGGGTCCCATGTAAGGCCCTTCATTGATAGCTACCGCTACTTCCAGCCAAAGCAGGAGGGGGCCTTCACCTGCTGGTCGACAGTCACTGGCGCCCGCCATCTGAACTATGGCTCCCGGCTTGACTATGTGCTGGGGGACAGGACCCTGGTCATAGACACCTTTCAGGACTCCTTCCTGCTGCCTGAGATGATGGGCTCTGACCACTGCCCTGTGGGTGCAGTCTTGAACGTGTCCTCTGTGCCTGCAAAACAGTGCCCACCTCTTTGCACCCGCTTCCTCCCCGAGTTTGCAGGAACACAGCTCAAGATCCTTCACTTCCTAGTTCATCTCAAACAAGATCCTGTATTCAAGCAGTCAGCACTGCCACTCAGCAATCAAACCCAGGTGAAAATGCGCCCAAACAAAGCCCGTGTGCACTCAAGCAGGCCTCGGCCAAGTTCCACCAGAGGCCAAAAACAGCTGATGAGCTACTTCCAGTCATCCAGCCGTCTCCAAGCTTCTGCTAACTTGGAGCTTCCTAGCCTGGGCACCCTTGTGACCCCAAAGACCCCAGAAGACAAGGTGACGGCCAAAGTGGTAGAGGGGCAGTCCAAGGCTTCAGAGGCCAAGAATGAGAAGGAGGTACGGATCTCGTTCTGGAAGTCTGTGCTGGGGGGGCCCTTGCCCATGCCCCTCTGCAGGGGCCACAAGGAGCCATGTGTGATGCGAACTGTGAAGAAGCCAGGACCCAACCTAGGCCGCCACTTTTACATGTGTGCTAGGCCCCAGGGTCCTCCCACTGATCCCTCTGCTCGCTGCAACTTCTTCCTCTGGAGCAGGCCCAGCTGA